The window ACGAATAGTCAAATACTCCTCTCCAGAGGCCAGATAACACACTCCGGCTTCAATCTTGGCATCGTTCTCTGCCCGACGGATAATCAAGGATGAAAGCTTATTGACATACTTAGCAAAGGAATCCAGATGGCGGGAAGGGGCGTAAAGCATCACCAGATACCCTACCGGATACTTTGCAGTCAGATGGGGCAAAATCTTCAGGAGAGATCCATAGCCCCCTTCTGCTGCACCCAGCGCAACAAGCCGTTCGCATTTTTTTTCTGCAAGGGCAAGAGCCAAGGCATCTTTTTTCTCCTGACTAACAGCCCTAACATATTTCACCGCCTCAATCTCAACCTCCGCAGCCAAGCGAACCTTGCGGTCTATTTCGCTGGTCTGCTCTTCCAGGTTGGCATTACCGGTATTGGAGGGCTTTGCAACAAAGTCGACCGCTCCGTATTTGAGGGCATCGAAGGTCACCTCCGCCCCTTCTACGGTCATAGAACTGAGCATAACTGTAGGTGTAGGTGCCTGGATCATCAGATGCTTGATCGTTGTCAGCCCGTCCATGACCGGCATTTCCACATCCAGGGTCACCACATCCGGCTTGAGTTGGGGAATAATTTGCAAAGCCTCTTCGCCGTTCTCTGCCTCGCCCACGACCTCCACCACCGGGCTGTCCTTAAAAATATTGGCAATGACCTTTCGCATCATCCTGGAGTCATCAACAATAAATAAATTAATTTTCTGATCCGCCCTTGAAATGGGACAACTTGCTCCCTCCCCGCCACCAAAGGTGTTGCCAGCAGCTTCTTTTTTAAGACGGGAGGTGATCAAAATGGTTTCCAGTCCCTTGGCAGTGATGAGTTGCTCTACATTCTCTTCCGGCGGTTCTTCTGTAAATCCCAGAGGTGGCCAGTCAAAGATCTCCAGGGCTGCTTCCACCCCCTGTTTATTCTCGCAGGAAGCATTGACCAGCATGCCATTTTCAAAGAACAAAACGCCCTGCTTCTTACTGCCGAAATGCACACGAATACGGCAGGTTTTCTGTAAGGCCTCAACAAAGGACACGATTTTCCCGACAAAGATGCCAGGATGGTAATCATTTTCATCAAGACGCTGAAGCCCCTCAAGTACTGCACAC is drawn from Candidatus Electrothrix aestuarii and contains these coding sequences:
- a CDS encoding chemotaxis protein CheB, with translation MSDISKILIVDDDLTFVNDLCEVLSAYSQYKVLTATNKGDEIFALKKEKIAVLVVNLNAQNIDALALLSLVSSSYRHIQCIVMISEEHRSLESVRDCHFKDSIYLYLVKPSNLETIGCAVLEGLQRLDENDYHPGIFVGKIVSFVEALQKTCRIRVHFGSKKQGVLFFENGMLVNASCENKQGVEAALEIFDWPPLGFTEEPPEENVEQLITAKGLETILITSRLKKEAAGNTFGGGEGASCPISRADQKINLFIVDDSRMMRKVIANIFKDSPVVEVVGEAENGEEALQIIPQLKPDVVTLDVEMPVMDGLTTIKHLMIQAPTPTVMLSSMTVEGAEVTFDALKYGAVDFVAKPSNTGNANLEEQTSEIDRKVRLAAEVEIEAVKYVRAVSQEKKDALALALAEKKCERLVALGAAEGGYGSLLKILPHLTAKYPVGYLVMLYAPSRHLDSFAKYVNKLSSLIIRRAENDAKIEAGVCYLASGEEYLTIREVEGEMILHLSAAPFATRRGSIDMLFYSMTERVKEKSVAVVLSGMGEDGGEGMEEVLRVGGTGIIQDPTVSLYREMPAMVAARCPEAELVSDTGIPKSIEKAIAL